GGACGGGGAACCGCACGTCGACCAGGTTGCGGTCGCCGGCGATGAACACCTCTTCGAGGTGTGACAGCAGCGCCGGCCCCTCGTACCAGGGCGTCTGCTCGGACTTGGTCACGACGTTGTCGCCGTGCAGTGCGGAGATCGGGATGGTGGCGACGTCCTGCACATCCAGCCGCGCCGCGAAGGCGTGGAAGTCGTCCCGGATCGCCTCGAATTGTTCTTTGTCCCAACCGATCAGGTCCATCTTGTTGACGGCCAGCACGATGTGCTGGATGCCCAGCAGCGACGCGAGGAAGGCGTGCCGGCGGGACTGCTCCAGCAGGCCGTGCCGCGCGTCGACGAGCACGATCACCAACTGAGCGGTGGAGGCGCCGGTCACCATGTTGCGGGTGTACTGAATGTGACCGGGAGTGTCGGCGATGATGAATTTCCGCTTGGGAGTGGCGAAATAGCGGTAGGCGACGTCGATGGTGATGCCCTGCTCGCGTTCGGCCCGCAGCCCGTCGGTGACCAATGCGAGGTCGGTGTACTCGTGACCACGGTCCTTCGAGGTCTTCTCGACGGCTGCCCACTGATCTTCCATCACGGCTTTGGAGTCGTAGAGCAATCGTCCGATCAGCGTGGACTTGCCGTCATCGACCGAACCCGCGGTCGCCAGGCGCAGAAGTGTCGCCATCAGAAGTACCCCTGTCGCTTACGGTCTTCCATGCCGGCCTCCGATATCCGGTCGTCCGCCCTGGTGGCTCCGCGTTCTGTCAATCGTGACACCGCAGTCTCGGCAATCACCTCCGACACGGTGGCCGCCTCGGATTCGACGCAGCCGGTGCAGGTGACGTCGCCGACCGTGCGGAACCGCACCGAGGTCTCGAACACCTTCTCGTCGGCGCGCGGCTGCAGGTGCCGGTGCACCGCCAGCAGCATGCCGTCACGCTGAAAAACCTTGCGCGGGTGGGCAAAGTAGATCGACGGCAACTTCACCTTCTCGGCGCCGATGTAAGACCAGATGTCGAACTCGGTCCAGTTGGACAGCGGGAAGACCCGGATGTGCTCGCCCTTGTGGTGGCGCCCGTTGTAGAGGTTCCACAATTCGGGACGCTGCGCCTTCGGGTCCCACTGGCCGAACTCGTCGCGGAAGCTGAACACCCGCTCTTTGGCCCGCGCCTTCTCCTCGTCGCGCCGGGCGCCGCCGAAGGCCGCGTCGAATTTGTTCTCGCCGATGGCGCGCAGCAGCGTCACGGTCTGCAGCGGGTTGCGCGACGGGATGGTCTCGACCACCCGGCCGGCGTCGATGTCGTCCTGCACCGAGGCCACCACCAGGCGCACCCCGGCTTCTGCGACCAGCTCATCGCGGGTCTGCAGGACCTCGTCGAAGTTGTGGCCAGTGTCCACGTGCATCACCGGGAACGGTAGGCGGCCGGGCCGAAAAGCCTTGAGCGCCAAATGCAACATGACGATCGAGTCTTTGCCGCCGGAGAACAGCAGCACTGGGCGCTCGAATTCGGCGGCCACTTCCCGAATGATGTGGATCGCCTCGGCTTCGAGCGAGCGCAGATGGCTCAACTCGTACTGACCGACGGCGGGGCCGGCTTTGACGTCGGTAGTCATCAGCATCGTTTCCCGGTTAAGTTGGTTGGATTGACCAGATTTACGGTTATTAGAGAATATAGAACCAGCCGCTGACGCCGGTGTCAATGCATCCGATCGCCGGTAGCGCGACGCGTTGTCGCGCGCGGGGCGTGCCGCGACAAGGGTCAGCGCAGCCCCGCCGCGCCGTCCAGTCCGATCAGCAGTCCGCGGCTGCCACCAGGACCACCGAGGCCATACGCCCCGCTGAATCCACCATTGCCGCCGGTGCCACCATCGCCGACAATCCAGGCGGCGCCGCCGGGGCCTCCAGTGCCGCCGCTGCCAATCGAGAAGTTGTCGCCTCCAGCACCGCCGTTACCGCCGTTGCCGATGACTCCGGATTTCCCGCCTGCACCGCCCTCGCCGCCTATGGAGGCGCTCGGACCGCTGGATATACCGCCGGTGCCCCCGGACCCGCCGGAGCCGACGAGTATGCCGCCAGTGCCCCCGGTTCCGCCATGTCCGCCGAACTTGCCGGTACCGCCCGTACCCGCCGCGCCGCCATCACCGAAAAGCCCGCCGTCCCCGCCCGCGCCCCCGGCTCCACCGTTGCCCCGGTTGGTGTTGGAGGTGCTGTCCCCGCCGAGGCCACCCGCTCCACCCGGTCCGAATAGTCCGCCGTGCCCGCCGGCGCCGCCGGTGCCGCCCACGCCACCCTCGGAACTGGTCGAACCAGCCGCACCGCCGGCACCCCCCGCGCCGAACAACCCACCGGCACCGCCGGTTCCGCCCGCGCCACCGGGCAGGCCAGTGACGAACCCGTAAGAACCCCCACCCGCGCCGCCGGCACCGCCGGTACCGAACAGCAGCCCGCCCATCCCGCCCGCGCCTCCGGCGCCGCCGGGCAGGTTCAGAGCGAGCCCACCGGCGCCGCCGGCGCCACCGTTACCGATGAGCCCCGCCCGACCGCCGTTGCCACCCGGCCTGCCGGTTGCAGCGCCCACCGTCGCGGACCCCCCGTTGCCGCCGTTGCCGATCAACCATCCAGCGTCCCCGCCGTTGGCTCCGCTGCCCGGAGCTGCGTTGGCGCCGTTGCCGATCAGAGGTCGACCAGTCAGCGTCAGGAACGGCGCATTGATCACGGCGAGCGCAGTCTGCAACGGGGAGGCCGCCGCGGCCTCAGCACTGGCATAGGCACCGGCACCCTCGGTCAGCGCCCGTACGAACTGGTCATGGAATGTCGCGACCTGCGCGCTGAGCGCCTGGTACTCCCGGGCATGAGCGTTGAACACGCTCGCGATCGCCGCTGACACCTCATCGGCACCAGCGGACAGGACCGTCGTCGTTCGAGCGGTCGCGGCGGCGTTGGCATCGTTGAGCGCCGAAGCAATGCGGCCCAAATCAGTTGCGGCCGTGGTCATTAGCTCCGGCACCGCATTCAGATACGACATCTCTTGACACTCTCCCGCTCGGCCTGACGACTTCGGTATTCACGCACGGGCATGGTTACCATCGAGCCCAGCGTGGCGGGAAACGACGTGACGGCATTAGGTAGTCGACTACTTCATTTTCAGAGGGCTTTCGCGCTGGATGGTCGGTGAGAGGGACGAGCAGCCTCAGGATTAGGACATCCCAAGGCCAGACCCTTTTGCTGCGGACGAACGCACGCAAGCATGGACCGGTGAGCACCCCTACCGAATCCGCGAACGGCCGCGACGTGATCGCGGCGTTTCTGCCGCAGTCCCCTTTCGCCGCCAAGCTCGGCATTGTCGTCGACCATCTGGGTGACGACGAAGTCCGACTGCGTCTGCCGTGGGATCCGGCCACCGCCACCGTGGCCGACATCGTGCATGGCGGTGCCCTAGCCACGCTCGCCGATTTGGCGGTGATGGCGGCGGCGTGGTGTGGCCGGGAGGCGCCGCCTCAGTTACGCGGAGTGACCGTGTCGCTGAATCTGGATTTCATCGCGCCCGCGCGCGCCACCGACGTGATCGCAGTCGGCCGCGCGCTGCGGCGGGGCCGCTCGCTGGTCAACTGTGAGGCCGAGATCGTGGACCCGCAGGGTGCACTGCTCGCCAAGGCGCTGGCGGTCTACAAGGTGGGCTGATGCGCTTGCGCCTAGAGGGTGACCTCTTCGAGCTTGCCGGTCGCGACGTCGAAGATGAACCCGCGCAACGACTCATGCTTGGTGACGAATGGACTGTTCTCGATCCGGCGCAGTGACTGGCGGACATCCTCGGCGATGTCCGGAAACGCCTCGGCCGCCCACGGCGGCTTGACGCCGGTCTCCTCCTGGATGCTGCGCTTGAACTCGTCGTCATTGAAGGTGAGCATGCCGCAGTCGGTGTGGTGGATCAGGATGATCTCCTTGGTCCCCAGCAGTCGCTGGGAGATCGCCAGCGACCGGATGGCGTCGTCGGTGGCCACGCCGCCGGCATTGCGGATGACGTGCGACTCCCCCTCGTTGATCCCGAGCGCACGGTAGACGTCGAGGCGGGCATCCATGCACGCCAGCACCGCGACGTGTTTGCTCGGCGGCAGCGGCAGCGGCCCCTGAAAGTTGCTCGCGTAGTTGGCGTTGTTGGCTAGGTAGTCGTCGGTAACCGTCACGCAAGTCTCCCTCGGGTATCGCGGAATTTTATTTGCCAGCGGGTCGCCGCGGATCTTAACAATCGGTCGGCCGGATTACACCGGTGCGAATCAGCCGGATCTGAATGTTCGGCACCGGATCGCTACCCTGTCCCAATGCGGCAGGGTGGTAGGGCGTGACGCGTTTTCTGCTGCGCCGGCTGGCGAAGTACTTCGTGCTGCTGGCACTAGCGTCATTTCTGACCTTCTGCCTCACCTCGGTGGCGTTCTCGCCGCTGGAAAGTCTGATGCAGCGCAGTCCGCGCCCGCCCAAAGCGGTGATCGACGCCAAGGCGCACGACCTCGGCCTGGACCGGCCGATCCCGATCCGGTACGTGAACTGGGTTTCGCACGCCGTGCACGGCGATTTCGGCAAGACGGTGACCGGGCAGCCGGTCGGCGTCGAGTTGGGCCGCCGCATCGGGGTCACCCTGCGGCTGCTGGTCATCGGATCGGTGCTGGGCACGCTGCTGGGGGTGACGCTCGGGGCGTGGGGCGCGATCCGCCAGTATCGGCTCAGCGACCGCGTGGTCACCATCTCGGCATTGCTCATCCTGAGTACGCCGACGTTCGTCATCGCCAACCTGCTGATCATGGGGGCGCTGCGGACGAACTGGGCGCTCGGTTTCCAGCTCTTCGACTACACCGGCGAGACGTCACCGGGTGTGATCGAGGGCAGTTGGGCGGCGGTCGGCGACCGGTTGAAGCATTTGATACTTCCCACTCTCACCCTGACGCTGGGCGCCGCGGCCGGCTACAGCCGCTACCAGCGCAACGCGATGCTCGACGTGCTCGGGCAGGACTTCATCCGCACCGCCCGCGCCAAGGGCCTGACCCGCCGCCGCGCACTGGTCAAACACGGCCTGCGCACCGCGCTGATCCCGATGGCGACCCTGTTCGCCTACAGCGTCGCCGGACTCGTCGGGGGTGCGGTGTTCGTCGAGAAGATCTTCGGCTGGCACGGCATGGGCGAATGGACGATCCGCGGCATCGCCACCCAGGACACCAACATCATTGCCGCGATCACGCTGTTCTCCGCCGCCGTCACGTTGCTGGCCGGGCTGTTGTCCGACATCCTCTATGCGGCGCTGGACCCGCGGGTGCGTGTGTCATGACCGCGGTCAAAGCCGTCGAATTCACCTCACGTCGCACGCTGGTGCTGCGCCGGTTCCTGCGCAACCGTTCGGCGGTGGTGGCCCTGGCGTTGCTGGTGCTGTTGTTCATCGGGTGTTACGCACTGCCGCCGCTGCTGCCCTTCTCCTACCGCGACCTCGACTTCAACGCGCTGCTGCAGCCACCCAACGCCCGGCACTGGTTAGGCACCAACGCAATTGGTCAGGACATGCTGGCGCAGACGCTGCGCGGCATGCAGAAGTCGATGTTGATCGGCCTCTGCGTCGCGATCATGTCCACCGGTATCGCCGCCACCGTCGGCTCGATCGCCGGCTATTTCAAGGACTGGCGCGACGGGGTGCTCATGTTCGTGGTCGACCTGATGCTGGTGGTGCCGAGTTTCATTCTGATCGCCATCGTTTCGCCGCGGACCAGGAATTCGGCCAACATCATGTCGCTGGTGCTGCTGCTGGCCGCCTTCAGCTGGATGATCAGCTCGCGCATGGTGCGCGGCCTGACGATGAGCCTGCGCGAGCACGACTTCATCAGGGCCGCAAGGTACATGGGCGTCTCGAGCCGGCGGATCATCGTCGGCCATGTGCTGCCCAACGTGGCGTCCATCCTGATCATCGACGCCACCCTGAACGTAGGGTTCGCCATCCTGGCCGAAACCGGTTTGAGCTTCCTGGGTTTCGGCGTGCAGCCCCCTGATGTGTCGCTGGGCACCCTGATCGCCGACGGCACCCAGGCCGCCACCACCTTCCCCTGGGTTTTCCTGGTTCCGGCCGGAGTGTTGGTGCTGATCGTCTTGTGCGCCAACCTGACCGGAGACGGCCTGCGTGACGCGCTGGATCCCGGCGCCAGGACATTGCGACGGGGGGCCGAATGAGTTCCCTGCTGGAGGTGGCCGACCTGGCCGTCACCTTCCCCACTGACGGCATCCCGGTGACCGCGGTCCGCGGCATCAGCTACCACGTCAACCCCGGTGAAGTGGTCGCGATGGTGGGCGAATCGGGGTCGGGCAAGTCCGCGGCGGCGATGGCGGTGATGGGCCTGCTGCCGGAGTACGCCACGGTGAGCGGCTCGGTGCGACTGCAGGGCACCGAACTGCTGGGTCTCGGCGACGACGGCATGTCGCGGTTTCGGGGCAAGTCGATCGGCATGGTGTTCCAGGACCCGATGTCCGCGCTGACCCCGGTTTATACCGTCGGCGATCAGATCGCCGAGGCGGTCCGGGTACATCAGCACGACGTCGGGAAAAGGGCGGCCCGCGAGCGTGCGGTGGAATTGCTTGAGCTCGTGGGTATTACGCAGCCTGCCCAGCGGGCCCGGGCCTTTCCGCACGAGCTGTCCGGTGGTGAACGGCAACGGGTGGTGATCGCAATGGCGATCGCTAATGACCCGGACCTGCTGATCTGCGACGAACCGACCACCGCGCTGGACGTGACCGTGCAGGCCCAGATCCTCGAGGTGCTCAAGAAGGCGCGCGACGTCACCGGCGCCGGCGTGCTGATCATCACCCACGACCTTGGTGTGGTCGCCGAGTTCGCCGACCGGGCCCTGGTGATGTACGCCGGTCGGGTGGTCGAGTCGGCCGGCGTCAGCGACCTGTACCGAGACCGTCAAATGCCCTACACCATCGGATTATTGGGCTCGGTGCCGCGACTGGACGCCCCGCAAGGCACCCGGCTGGTGCCCATACCCGGCGCCCCGCCGTCGCTGGCAGGCCTGGAGCCGGGCTGCCCCTTCGCGCCGCGCTGCCCGCTGGCCATCGACGAATGCCGCACTGCGGAGCCGGAATTGATCGAAGTCGGACCCGGGCATCGGGCAGCCTGCATCCGCACCGAGAAGGCCGCGGGACGCAGCGCCGCCGAAATCTACGACGTCAATACCGAACAGGTGGTCGCCGCGCCAGATGACTCGACCGTCGTCGTGCGGGTCCGGGATCTGGTCAAGACCTATCCCCTGACCAAGGGCGTCGTGCTGCGCCGCACCGTCGGTGAGGTCCGGGCCGTCGACGGCGTCAGTTTCGAGCTGCAGCAGGGCCGCACGGTGGGCATCGTCGGCGAATCCGGTTCCGGCAAGTCGACCACGTTGAACCAGATCCTGGAACTGACGGCACCGCAGTCGGGTTCGATCGAGGTGCTCGGCACCGATGTCAGCACGCTTCGCACGGGCAGCCGACGATCGCTGCGCCGGAATATCCAGGCGGTGTTCCAGGATCCGGTGGCGTCGCTGGATCCGCGACTTCCCGTCTCCGAGTTATTGGCTGAATCGTTGCGGGCCAACGGGTTCAGCCGGAACGACAGCAACGCCCGGGTGGCCGAGTTGCTGGACATCGTGGGTCTGCGCCGCGCCGACGCCAACCGCTATCCCGCCGAGTTCTCCGGCGGGCAGAAGCAGCGCATCGGTATCGCGCGGGCGTTGGCCCTGCAACCCCAGATCCTGGCGCTCGACGAACCCGTGTCGGCCCTGGATGTCTCGATCCAGGCCGGCATCATCAACCTGCTGCTCGACCTGCAGGATCAGTTCAGCCTGTCATATCTCTTTGTCTCTCATGATCTTTCGGTGGTCAAACACCTGGCCCATCAGGTGGTGGTGATGTTCCGCGGTGCCGTGGTGGAACAGGGCGACAGCGAGCAGGTGTTCAACAACCCGCAACACGAGTACACCCGCCGGCTGTTGGGTGCGGTGCCGCAACCGGAGCCGGGCCATGCGTAGCCGGGCGGGCCGGGTCGCGGCGGCAATCCTGGTCGCCGCATCGGTGTTGTCCGGGTGCTCGACCGGCGGCCAACTGACACCCACCGGCCGCGGCGCCGTCGGCACCGCGAGCGACCTCAACCCACAGAACCCGCAGACCCTGCAAGAGGGCGGCAACCTGCGGCTGGCCCTGATCGACTTCCCGCCCAACTTCAACATCCTGCACATCGACGGCAACTCCTCGGAGACCGCCGGAATGCTGAAATCCACACTGCCCAGCGCCTTCACCATCGCCGCAGACGGCTCGGCGACTGTCAACACCAACTACTTCACCAGCGTCGAGCTCACCGGGACCAACCCGCAGGTCATCACCTACACCATCAACCCGAAGGCGGTCTGGTCCGACGGCAGCCCCATCACCTGGCGCGACATTGCCAGCCAGATCCACGCCACCAGTGGGACGGATACCGCCTTCGAGATCGCCACCACCAACGGCGCCGACCGCGTCGCCTCGGTGACCCGGGGCGTCGACGACCGCCAGGCGATCATGACCTTCGCCAAGCCCTACGCCGAGTGGCGCGGCATGTTCGCCGGCAACGGCATGCTGCTGCCCGAAAGCGTGACCGCCACCCCGGAGGCGTTCAACAAGGGTTGGCTGGACGCTCCGGGTCTGTCCGCCGGACCGTTCATCGTCAGCACGCTCGATCGGGCCAAACAGCGAATCGTGTTGACCCGAAACCCCAGATGGTGGGGCACCCAGCCGCGACTGGACTCCATCACCTACCTGGTGCTTGACGACCCGGCCCGGTTGCCGGCCCTGCAGAACAACACCATCGACGCCACCGGCGTAGCCTCGCTCGACCAACTCATCATCGCCGAACGCACCAAGGGGATCTCGATCCGGCAGGCGCCGGCACCGGTGTGGACGCACTTCACGATGAACGGCGCCAACGGGTCGATCCTGTCCGACCGGTCACTGCGGTTGGCGGTCAGCGAAGGCATCGACCGGCGCACCATCGCCAACGTTGCGCTACACGGCCTCACCGGCGACCCGGTCCCGCTGAACAATCACATCTTCGTGGCCGGGCAGGAAGGCTACCAGGACAACAGCATTCCGTACGACCCGGAGCGGGCCAAACGTGAACTCGACGCGCTGGGCTGGAAGCTGAACTCCGAGAGCGGTTTCCGTGAGAAGGACGGCCGGCAGCTGGTGGTGCGGATGCTGTTCTACGACGCGCAGAGCACCAAAGCGGTCACCCAGATCGCCCAGCACAGCCTCGCCGAGGTCGGTGTGAAGCTGGATCTGCAATCGCGTTCCGGCAGCGGCTTTTTCCGCGACTACGTCAACGTCGGGGCGTTCGACATCGCGTTGTTCGGCTGGGTGGGCGACGCGTTCCCGCTGTCCGGCCTCACCCAGATCTACGCGTCCAACGGAGACAGCAACTTCGGCAAGATCGGCAGCCCGGAGATCGACGACGCGATCGAACGAACGCTGGGCGAACTCGACCCCGGCAAGGCCCGGGCGCTGGCCAACGACGTCGACCGGCTCATCTGGGCCGAAGGCTTCAGTTTGCCGCTGATCCAGTCTCCGGGCCCGGTGGCGGTGCGCAGCAAGCTGGCGAATTTCGGCGCTCGGGGGTTGGCCGACTTGGACTACACCGCAATCGGATTCATGCGCTGACGCGGTGCAGCAGCGGCGGCACGGCCGCCTCCACGGTGGCCGCGACGTCAATCGCCTTCCACAGCACACGCATCGGCAGCCGCGCCGGCAGCGCGTCCAGTTCCTCGGCACGCCCGGCCAGCCGGTCGAAGTCGCCGCGGCACACCGCGCGGGCGATCTCCAGCGCCGCGGGCTCGCGGAAGTCCAGCGCGCTGTGCGCCATGGTGGGCAACCGCAACAGCCGGGCGTTCGGCAGCAGTGACATCGCACGTTCGGCCACCGCCAGCGGCGTGACCAGGTCACGGCCGCCGGCGATCACCACGGTCGGCCAGGTGAATTTCGGCAACTCCGATATCAGGTCATAGGGTTCGGCTTCGAAATCGGCTGTCTTGACCAGTGTTTCGCGTACCGCCATGGCGGGGTCGAGTGGCAGCCCGTCCGGTTCGGCGGCGTAGTCGAGTTCGCGGAACGCGATGCGGCTCACCAGATCGGATTCGTAGCGGTACGGCACCTTCTGGCTGACGCCCATCGTGGTGAAGCGCACCAGCGCCCGCCACAGCATCCTGCGCCCGGTGAGCAGCAGGTCGAGTTGGTGGTTGAGCATCGGTGCCCCGCCGTAGCCGTACACCGTCGCGGCGACCTGTCCCGCCGACGGCGTCATCACCCCGGCGTCGACGAGGCGCCGGATCTTGGGCGCCAGCTCCTCGGTGTCGGGGCTGTCGCCGGTCAGCAGCACGCCGCGGATCGCATCGCGCACCGCCACGATGTCGTGGGCGGACAGCACCGGCGAATCCAGGATCATCGCGTGCACCCGTTGCGGGTGGCGGACGCCGACGCCCGCGGCGATGTAGCTGCCGTAGGAGGAGCCGTAGATGACCGCCGAGTCCACGTGCGCGTCGTCCAGCACGGCGGCCACGTCGTCGACCACCTGCTCGACGGTCAGCGCCTCCGGGGGCAGGTCGGCGCCCGCATCGTCGTGGCGCGACATGCCCAGCCCCCGGTGCTCGATCATGATGACGTCGAGCCCGGCCGCTGCCGCGCGGCGCCGGAACCCCTGATACAGCCGCAGCGAGGCCACTCCCGGCCCGCCCGGGATGACCACCAGCGGATGCGCCGACTTGTGGCCGGTGCGGACGTAGAACAGGTCGAATTCGTCGTCGCTTCCCGGCGACACCGGCCGCCGTACCGGCCGCACTCCCGGCAACTTCGCCAGCTTGTCGTGCACCCGGCGCCGTCTGGCGTTCATGGTCATCGGAGGCAGCCCGTCATGCGTGCCATTGTGCACAGATCACCGGTGCCCGGCACGTCGGTTGGCTGTGGGTTAGCTGCGGATCAGATCAGCGGCCTTTTCCCCGATCAGCACCGACGGCGCGTGGGTGTGCCCGCGGATGGTGCTGGGCATCACCGAGGCGTCGGCGACCCGCAGTTGCTCGACTCCGCGCACCTTGAGGTGCGGGTCCACCACACTGTCGTCGTCGCTGCCCATCCGGCAGGTGCCCATCGGGTGGTACAGCGTGTGCGAGCACGCGTTCAGGGCCTGTTCGAGGGTGGCTTCTTCGAGTCCGGCGCAGTTGCGTGGCCGCACCACCGGGCCGAGGACGTCGCGCAGCGAGGGTGCCTGGGCGAGTTCCGCGCATATCCGCAGACCCACCATCATGGCCTCGCGATCGCGTGGATCGGAGAGGTAACGCGGGTCGATGACCGGTTTGTCGTGTGGGTCGGCGGAGCGCAGCGTGATCTGTCCGCGGCTCTCGGGAGCGACCAGGAT
This genomic stretch from Mycobacterium paragordonae harbors:
- a CDS encoding ABC transporter permease, whose amino-acid sequence is MTRFLLRRLAKYFVLLALASFLTFCLTSVAFSPLESLMQRSPRPPKAVIDAKAHDLGLDRPIPIRYVNWVSHAVHGDFGKTVTGQPVGVELGRRIGVTLRLLVIGSVLGTLLGVTLGAWGAIRQYRLSDRVVTISALLILSTPTFVIANLLIMGALRTNWALGFQLFDYTGETSPGVIEGSWAAVGDRLKHLILPTLTLTLGAAAGYSRYQRNAMLDVLGQDFIRTARAKGLTRRRALVKHGLRTALIPMATLFAYSVAGLVGGAVFVEKIFGWHGMGEWTIRGIATQDTNIIAAITLFSAAVTLLAGLLSDILYAALDPRVRVS
- a CDS encoding beta-class carbonic anhydrase, which translates into the protein MTVTDDYLANNANYASNFQGPLPLPPSKHVAVLACMDARLDVYRALGINEGESHVIRNAGGVATDDAIRSLAISQRLLGTKEIILIHHTDCGMLTFNDDEFKRSIQEETGVKPPWAAEAFPDIAEDVRQSLRRIENSPFVTKHESLRGFIFDVATGKLEEVTL
- a CDS encoding ABC transporter permease, whose protein sequence is MTAVKAVEFTSRRTLVLRRFLRNRSAVVALALLVLLFIGCYALPPLLPFSYRDLDFNALLQPPNARHWLGTNAIGQDMLAQTLRGMQKSMLIGLCVAIMSTGIAATVGSIAGYFKDWRDGVLMFVVDLMLVVPSFILIAIVSPRTRNSANIMSLVLLLAAFSWMISSRMVRGLTMSLREHDFIRAARYMGVSSRRIIVGHVLPNVASILIIDATLNVGFAILAETGLSFLGFGVQPPDVSLGTLIADGTQAATTFPWVFLVPAGVLVLIVLCANLTGDGLRDALDPGARTLRRGAE
- a CDS encoding ABC transporter ATP-binding protein, translating into MSSLLEVADLAVTFPTDGIPVTAVRGISYHVNPGEVVAMVGESGSGKSAAAMAVMGLLPEYATVSGSVRLQGTELLGLGDDGMSRFRGKSIGMVFQDPMSALTPVYTVGDQIAEAVRVHQHDVGKRAARERAVELLELVGITQPAQRARAFPHELSGGERQRVVIAMAIANDPDLLICDEPTTALDVTVQAQILEVLKKARDVTGAGVLIITHDLGVVAEFADRALVMYAGRVVESAGVSDLYRDRQMPYTIGLLGSVPRLDAPQGTRLVPIPGAPPSLAGLEPGCPFAPRCPLAIDECRTAEPELIEVGPGHRAACIRTEKAAGRSAAEIYDVNTEQVVAAPDDSTVVVRVRDLVKTYPLTKGVVLRRTVGEVRAVDGVSFELQQGRTVGIVGESGSGKSTTLNQILELTAPQSGSIEVLGTDVSTLRTGSRRSLRRNIQAVFQDPVASLDPRLPVSELLAESLRANGFSRNDSNARVAELLDIVGLRRADANRYPAEFSGGQKQRIGIARALALQPQILALDEPVSALDVSIQAGIINLLLDLQDQFSLSYLFVSHDLSVVKHLAHQVVVMFRGAVVEQGDSEQVFNNPQHEYTRRLLGAVPQPEPGHA
- a CDS encoding ABC transporter family substrate-binding protein — its product is MRSRAGRVAAAILVAASVLSGCSTGGQLTPTGRGAVGTASDLNPQNPQTLQEGGNLRLALIDFPPNFNILHIDGNSSETAGMLKSTLPSAFTIAADGSATVNTNYFTSVELTGTNPQVITYTINPKAVWSDGSPITWRDIASQIHATSGTDTAFEIATTNGADRVASVTRGVDDRQAIMTFAKPYAEWRGMFAGNGMLLPESVTATPEAFNKGWLDAPGLSAGPFIVSTLDRAKQRIVLTRNPRWWGTQPRLDSITYLVLDDPARLPALQNNTIDATGVASLDQLIIAERTKGISIRQAPAPVWTHFTMNGANGSILSDRSLRLAVSEGIDRRTIANVALHGLTGDPVPLNNHIFVAGQEGYQDNSIPYDPERAKRELDALGWKLNSESGFREKDGRQLVVRMLFYDAQSTKAVTQIAQHSLAEVGVKLDLQSRSGSGFFRDYVNVGAFDIALFGWVGDAFPLSGLTQIYASNGDSNFGKIGSPEIDDAIERTLGELDPGKARALANDVDRLIWAEGFSLPLIQSPGPVAVRSKLANFGARGLADLDYTAIGFMR
- a CDS encoding alpha/beta fold hydrolase, whose protein sequence is MTMNARRRRVHDKLAKLPGVRPVRRPVSPGSDDEFDLFYVRTGHKSAHPLVVIPGGPGVASLRLYQGFRRRAAAAGLDVIMIEHRGLGMSRHDDAGADLPPEALTVEQVVDDVAAVLDDAHVDSAVIYGSSYGSYIAAGVGVRHPQRVHAMILDSPVLSAHDIVAVRDAIRGVLLTGDSPDTEELAPKIRRLVDAGVMTPSAGQVAATVYGYGGAPMLNHQLDLLLTGRRMLWRALVRFTTMGVSQKVPYRYESDLVSRIAFRELDYAAEPDGLPLDPAMAVRETLVKTADFEAEPYDLISELPKFTWPTVVIAGGRDLVTPLAVAERAMSLLPNARLLRLPTMAHSALDFREPAALEIARAVCRGDFDRLAGRAEELDALPARLPMRVLWKAIDVAATVEAAVPPLLHRVSA
- a CDS encoding PaaI family thioesterase, with protein sequence MIAAFLPQSPFAAKLGIVVDHLGDDEVRLRLPWDPATATVADIVHGGALATLADLAVMAAAWCGREAPPQLRGVTVSLNLDFIAPARATDVIAVGRALRRGRSLVNCEAEIVDPQGALLAKALAVYKVG
- a CDS encoding PE family protein, which codes for MSYLNAVPELMTTAATDLGRIASALNDANAAATARTTTVLSAGADEVSAAIASVFNAHAREYQALSAQVATFHDQFVRALTEGAGAYASAEAAAASPLQTALAVINAPFLTLTGRPLIGNGANAAPGSGANGGDAGWLIGNGGNGGSATVGAATGRPGGNGGRAGLIGNGGAGGAGGLALNLPGGAGGAGGMGGLLFGTGGAGGAGGGSYGFVTGLPGGAGGTGGAGGLFGAGGAGGAAGSTSSEGGVGGTGGAGGHGGLFGPGGAGGLGGDSTSNTNRGNGGAGGAGGDGGLFGDGGAAGTGGTGKFGGHGGTGGTGGILVGSGGSGGTGGISSGPSASIGGEGGAGGKSGVIGNGGNGGAGGDNFSIGSGGTGGPGGAAWIVGDGGTGGNGGFSGAYGLGGPGGSRGLLIGLDGAAGLR